A stretch of the Saprospiraceae bacterium genome encodes the following:
- the mutY gene encoding A/G-specific adenine glycosylase: MIKSGSFAKILIKWSTENPRNYPWIGERDPYKIWISEIILQQTRSEQAKPFYENFILHFPTLQDLAKSSEDEVLNHWKGLGYYSRARNLYHTAQIIQTHHQGLFPKEYQEILKLKGIGMYTAAAICSFAYNQAYAVVDGNVIRLLSRVFGINKSAVDASGKKYFQNLAQSLIDSKNPASYNQAIMNFGAMVCIPQKPLCQNCPFHKSCVAYMQDAISKYPYKEKKITIKERYLHFFLFKNKQGKIPIRKRTATDIWKHLYEFPMIETNQEHHFKKADVQLIQKLGLIIQPDFKLINLGQKKHKLSHQDLKINYYLLQNVDFNPKIKPLFSFVKPENLVNFAFPKATDPLFAYIKP; this comes from the coding sequence ATGATTAAATCCGGATCCTTTGCAAAAATATTAATCAAATGGTCTACTGAAAATCCAAGAAATTATCCCTGGATCGGTGAACGAGATCCGTACAAAATCTGGATATCAGAAATTATATTACAGCAAACCCGATCAGAACAGGCAAAACCATTTTATGAAAATTTCATTTTGCACTTTCCAACATTGCAAGACTTAGCAAAATCTTCAGAAGATGAAGTTTTAAATCATTGGAAAGGACTTGGATATTATTCTCGAGCACGAAATTTATACCACACTGCACAAATTATTCAAACACATCATCAGGGACTGTTTCCTAAAGAATACCAGGAGATTCTGAAACTTAAAGGAATTGGAATGTATACTGCCGCAGCGATCTGTAGTTTTGCTTACAATCAAGCCTATGCGGTAGTAGATGGAAATGTGATTCGATTACTCTCCAGGGTATTTGGAATCAATAAATCTGCTGTCGATGCTTCTGGTAAAAAATACTTTCAAAATTTAGCTCAAAGCCTGATTGATTCTAAGAATCCTGCTTCATATAATCAGGCTATTATGAACTTTGGTGCAATGGTTTGTATTCCACAGAAACCGCTGTGTCAAAATTGTCCGTTTCATAAAAGTTGCGTAGCATACATGCAAGATGCGATTTCAAAGTATCCCTATAAAGAGAAAAAAATTACAATAAAAGAACGTTATCTACATTTCTTTCTGTTTAAGAATAAACAAGGCAAAATACCAATCCGAAAACGTACTGCAACAGACATTTGGAAACATCTTTATGAATTTCCAATGATAGAAACAAATCAAGAGCATCATTTTAAAAAAGCGGATGTTCAACTCATTCAGAAGCTCGGACTCATAATTCAACCTGATTTTAAATTGATCAATTTAGGTCAAAAAAAGCACAAACTGAGTCACCAGGACCTTAAAATAAACTATTACCTGCTTCAAAATGTAGACTTTAATCCCAAAATAAAGCCCTTGTTTTCCTTTGTTAAACCAGAAAACTTGGTGAATTTTGCATTTCCAAAAGCTACCGATCCATTATTCGCCTATATTAAGCCTTGA
- the ssb gene encoding single-stranded DNA-binding protein, with protein sequence MLNKVTLIGNLGKDPEIRALENGVNRANFTLATNENYKDRNGNWQKSTEWHEIIMWRSMAERAKILKKGMLVYVEGKLTHRKWVDKEGRDHYTTEITADVLKILEKRDHSANTHTNPTTNTEEKKYDSTTTNHLDSEEDDLPF encoded by the coding sequence ATGTTAAACAAAGTTACTTTAATTGGAAATTTAGGAAAAGACCCTGAAATACGCGCCTTAGAAAACGGGGTGAATCGTGCAAATTTTACTTTGGCTACAAACGAAAATTATAAAGACCGTAACGGAAACTGGCAAAAAAGTACTGAATGGCATGAAATCATCATGTGGCGCTCAATGGCTGAACGGGCTAAAATTCTGAAAAAAGGAATGCTCGTATATGTAGAAGGAAAATTAACCCATAGAAAATGGGTTGACAAAGAAGGCAGAGATCACTACACAACTGAGATCACTGCTGATGTTTTAAAAATTCTTGAAAAAAGAGACCATTCCGCAAACACACACACTAACCCAACCACCAACACTGAAGAAAAAAAATATGACTCCACTACAACCAACCATCTTGACAGTGAAGAAGATGATTTACCTTTTTAA
- the gldE gene encoding gliding motility-associated protein GldE — translation MEADPYYSTPFAFVISLLLFIPIGELSYLFTLVILLLCSGIFSGTEIAMFSLRNEDMDEIEEINTPASKALIYLKHHTKKLLALILICNTFVNIGIALVLERLLAIWLPISKCTIWAQNAISVFNLQSSNPDELGSIIYFSIAVVGSTTLILFFGEVMPKIYGRLNPISLSLLLALPMRTLDIIFSPITRVMVGMTNRVEKKLLEKKVGLQTTSKEDLDTAIDLAVSQDINSEKQVDILKGIIKFNDVSTKQIMTPRTQVYGLDFNSNYASVLKIVRDCGFSRLPVYNEDFDQITGIIYAKDLIGHLNESDDFEWQSLIRTNTLYVPESRKINDTLNDFREKHVHMGFVVDEYGGTNGIVTLEDIMEEIVGEIKDEFDEQHELNFVKIDPNTYLFDGKTLINDMCRVIGIDIYRFEEARGNSDSIAGLLLEQSGEMPRKDQEIEIENIKFKVTAVSKRRIEQIKVSL, via the coding sequence GTGGAAGCTGACCCTTACTATTCGACCCCATTTGCTTTTGTAATAAGCCTTTTACTTTTCATTCCCATTGGAGAGTTAAGCTATCTCTTTACGCTGGTTATCTTATTGCTTTGTTCAGGAATATTTTCTGGAACAGAGATCGCTATGTTTTCATTGCGAAATGAAGATATGGATGAAATTGAGGAAATAAATACACCAGCTTCAAAAGCATTAATCTATTTAAAGCATCACACCAAGAAACTATTGGCCCTTATTTTAATCTGCAACACTTTTGTAAATATTGGGATTGCTTTAGTTTTAGAGCGATTACTTGCTATTTGGTTGCCGATATCCAAATGTACCATCTGGGCGCAGAATGCAATTAGTGTTTTCAATTTGCAATCTTCCAATCCTGATGAACTTGGAAGCATCATCTACTTTAGCATTGCCGTAGTTGGCTCAACCACCTTGATCTTGTTTTTTGGCGAAGTCATGCCTAAAATATATGGAAGGCTTAATCCTATAAGTCTTTCTTTATTATTGGCACTACCCATGCGAACGCTGGATATAATTTTTTCACCAATAACGCGTGTAATGGTTGGTATGACAAATCGCGTTGAAAAAAAATTATTGGAAAAAAAGGTTGGTTTGCAAACAACCAGCAAAGAAGATTTGGATACAGCTATCGATTTAGCAGTAAGTCAGGATATAAACTCCGAAAAGCAAGTTGATATACTAAAAGGGATTATTAAGTTTAATGATGTCTCTACTAAACAAATTATGACACCCCGTACACAAGTGTATGGATTAGACTTTAATTCAAACTATGCCTCGGTTCTGAAAATAGTCCGCGATTGCGGATTTTCCAGACTCCCGGTTTACAATGAAGATTTTGATCAAATTACTGGAATTATATATGCTAAAGATCTTATCGGCCATCTAAACGAATCCGATGATTTTGAATGGCAAAGCTTGATCCGTACCAACACTTTGTATGTACCAGAGTCTCGAAAAATTAATGATACCTTAAACGACTTCCGTGAAAAACACGTTCACATGGGTTTTGTGGTTGACGAATATGGTGGCACAAATGGTATCGTTACCCTGGAAGACATTATGGAAGAAATCGTAGGTGAAATTAAAGATGAATTTGATGAACAGCACGAACTCAATTTTGTAAAAATAGATCCAAACACCTATTTGTTTGACGGGAAAACCTTGATCAATGACATGTGTCGCGTTATTGGCATCGATATTTATCGATTTGAGGAAGCTCGGGGTAATTCAGATTCAATTGCCGGATTGCTATTAGAGCAATCGGGAGAAATGCCACGAAAAGATCAAGAAATCGAAATAGAAAATATTAAATTTAAAGTAACTGCTGTAAGTAAAAGACGCATCGAACAAATTAAAGTAAGTCTATAA
- a CDS encoding sigma-70 family RNA polymerase sigma factor, whose amino-acid sequence MEIEQIIQGCLKGDRISQKALFDRYSGKMLAVCSRYSRHLMEAEDLLQDGFIKVFTNLEQYKFEGPFEQWIRRIMINNAIKNCHRKSFQNEYSVGDELPETFEDPEAIDSMSERELLGLINELPDGYRMVFNLYAIEGYSHKEISESLKIEESTSRSQLVKARKVLQDKLLKLQKTTI is encoded by the coding sequence GTGGAAATAGAACAGATCATACAAGGTTGCCTAAAGGGAGATCGCATCAGTCAGAAGGCATTGTTTGATCGCTATTCAGGGAAAATGTTGGCGGTCTGTAGCCGCTATTCAAGACATTTGATGGAAGCGGAAGACCTCTTACAGGATGGCTTTATAAAAGTATTTACCAACCTGGAACAATATAAATTTGAAGGTCCATTCGAGCAATGGATCCGGAGAATCATGATCAATAATGCTATAAAAAATTGTCATCGGAAGAGTTTTCAAAATGAATACTCCGTGGGTGATGAGCTTCCGGAAACGTTTGAAGATCCTGAAGCAATTGATAGCATGAGTGAACGGGAATTACTCGGGCTGATTAATGAATTACCGGATGGATATCGGATGGTCTTTAATCTATATGCTATAGAAGGTTATTCTCATAAAGAAATAAGCGAAAGCTTAAAAATTGAGGAAAGCACTTCAAGATCTCAATTAGTTAAGGCAAGGAAAGTATTACAAGATAAATTATTAAAGCTTCAAAAAACTACTATATGA
- a CDS encoding alpha/beta hydrolase — MEFKLIEEDKFKYIETNTSGPNLMLLHGLFGALSNFEGILNHFKDRYNVIIPILPIYELPIFKASLNGLVEHVLDFVKFKKFEKLNLVGNSLGGHIALLYALADSERINTITLTGSSGLFESGMGSSFPKRGDYEYIKNKTEETFFDPRVATKELVDEVYDIVNDRGKAIRVIATAKSAIRHNLGDKLQNIHAPTLLIWGKNDGVTPPFVAEKFKELIPNSSLFFLDSCGHAPMMEKPVEFNRILEEFLSKESAN; from the coding sequence ATGGAATTTAAATTAATAGAAGAGGATAAATTTAAATATATAGAGACAAACACTTCAGGTCCTAATCTCATGCTTTTGCATGGTCTTTTTGGTGCTTTAAGTAATTTTGAAGGGATTCTCAATCATTTTAAGGACAGATATAATGTAATTATTCCCATTTTACCGATTTACGAACTTCCTATTTTTAAAGCATCTTTAAATGGATTGGTTGAGCATGTATTGGATTTTGTCAAATTTAAAAAGTTTGAAAAGCTCAACCTGGTTGGAAACAGTTTAGGGGGTCATATTGCCTTATTATATGCCCTTGCCGATTCCGAAAGGATCAATACAATCACTTTAACCGGAAGTTCTGGTTTGTTTGAAAGTGGAATGGGAAGCAGTTTCCCTAAACGTGGAGATTACGAATATATTAAGAATAAGACCGAGGAGACGTTTTTTGATCCAAGGGTGGCAACTAAAGAGTTGGTGGATGAAGTATATGATATAGTAAATGATCGCGGCAAAGCAATTCGGGTAATAGCCACTGCCAAATCAGCGATTCGGCACAACTTAGGGGATAAGCTGCAAAATATTCATGCCCCCACTTTATTGATTTGGGGTAAAAACGATGGAGTTACACCGCCATTTGTAGCTGAGAAGTTTAAGGAGTTGATTCCGAATTCCAGCTTATTTTTCCTTGATTCCTGCGGACATGCTCCCATGATGGAAAAACCAGTTGAATTTAACCGTATTTTGGAGGAATTTCTTAGTAAGGAAAGCGCTAACTAA
- a CDS encoding COX15/CtaA family protein, with translation MPKNNKFILQWLWAGLVLVLIQIILGGITRLTGSGLSITRWDIITGIWYPLSEEQWTYYFDLYKQTPQYTKVNAWMDLERFKFIFFWEYFHRLWARLMGLVFILPLCYFLFKNLLSTQLKIKVLVIFILAILVASLGWIMVASGLVSYPWVNAYKLSFHLGVAVVLLSYIYSTILFVEGNQIKWKVFKTLFNLPVIFSALIFFQIYIGGIMAGMKAALVAPEWPLLLGQWFPKEIFQFSNYSNFLFSEYEISHTAPVIIQFFHRLIAYIIFVLMLLILYRYHLKFRSKLYPILFLVVVQILLGIFTLINSHGSVPLWLGSLHQLTGIVLLLVSINFLSIVSNAGSSVK, from the coding sequence ATGCCTAAAAACAATAAATTTATTTTACAATGGCTATGGGCTGGCTTAGTGCTTGTGTTAATCCAAATTATTTTGGGAGGCATTACCAGGCTGACCGGTAGTGGCTTAAGTATCACCCGTTGGGATATCATAACCGGAATTTGGTATCCACTGAGCGAAGAACAATGGACTTACTATTTCGATTTATATAAGCAAACGCCCCAATATACCAAAGTAAATGCGTGGATGGATCTGGAGCGTTTTAAATTTATTTTCTTTTGGGAGTATTTTCACCGGCTTTGGGCACGTTTAATGGGTCTCGTATTTATTTTACCTCTTTGCTATTTTTTATTTAAGAATTTACTGAGTACACAATTAAAAATCAAAGTGCTTGTGATTTTTATTCTGGCAATTTTAGTTGCTTCTTTAGGATGGATTATGGTTGCAAGCGGATTAGTAAGTTATCCATGGGTCAATGCATATAAATTGTCATTTCACTTAGGTGTTGCCGTGGTGTTACTGAGTTATATTTATTCAACCATTCTGTTTGTTGAAGGCAATCAAATTAAATGGAAAGTATTTAAAACTTTATTTAATTTACCTGTAATTTTTTCAGCTTTAATATTTTTTCAAATTTATATAGGGGGAATTATGGCTGGGATGAAAGCTGCATTGGTAGCACCTGAATGGCCTTTATTATTAGGTCAATGGTTTCCTAAAGAAATTTTTCAGTTTTCAAATTATTCAAATTTTTTATTTTCTGAGTATGAAATATCACATACTGCACCTGTAATCATTCAATTTTTTCACAGATTGATTGCCTATATTATTTTTGTTCTAATGCTGTTAATACTTTATAGATATCACCTTAAATTCAGGAGTAAATTATATCCCATTTTATTTTTAGTTGTTGTGCAAATTTTATTGGGAATATTTACTTTAATAAACAGTCATGGGTCAGTTCCACTTTGGTTGGGTTCATTACATCAATTGACCGGAATTGTATTATTATTGGTCAGTATTAATTTTTTAAGTATAGTTTCGAATGCTGGCAGCTCAGTGAAATAG
- a CDS encoding D-tyrosyl-tRNA(Tyr) deacylase: protein MRVLIQRVLSASIWIEGTKYSEIQKGLLVFLGIGQNEQQMDVDWLVNKICNLRIFSDEKDQMNLSVIDINGAILLVSQFTLFASTKKGNRPGFTTAAIPSEATNWYLAFIKALELASHKEIKTGVFGADMKIELINDGPVTIFIDSKQRE from the coding sequence ATGAGAGTTTTAATTCAACGGGTTCTTTCAGCATCCATATGGATAGAAGGAACTAAATATTCTGAGATTCAAAAAGGACTGCTGGTTTTTTTGGGGATTGGCCAAAACGAACAACAAATGGATGTAGATTGGTTGGTAAATAAAATTTGCAATTTGCGAATTTTTTCAGACGAAAAGGATCAGATGAATTTATCAGTTATTGATATCAATGGAGCCATTTTGTTAGTAAGCCAATTTACTTTATTTGCGAGTACTAAAAAAGGGAACAGGCCCGGATTTACTACAGCAGCAATCCCTTCAGAAGCAACTAATTGGTATTTAGCTTTTATAAAAGCACTCGAACTAGCAAGCCATAAAGAAATTAAAACAGGGGTATTTGGAGCTGATATGAAAATTGAATTGATCAATGATGGTCCAGTGACTATTTTTATAGATTCTAAACAACGGGAATAA
- a CDS encoding nucleotide pyrophosphohydrolase, which produces MKSEQELVDKWIQNLGVRYFNETTNTLLLMEEVGEFTRLIARKYGEQSFKKTESEIDINSQLEDELSDILFVVICLANQLNIDLDQAFKKNMLKKTTRDNKRHSENPKLKN; this is translated from the coding sequence ATGAAATCAGAACAAGAACTTGTAGATAAGTGGATTCAAAATTTGGGTGTTCGGTATTTTAATGAAACGACAAATACTTTGTTATTAATGGAAGAAGTTGGGGAATTCACCAGACTTATTGCCAGAAAGTATGGAGAACAATCATTTAAAAAAACAGAATCAGAGATTGATATAAACTCACAACTGGAAGATGAACTTTCAGACATCTTATTTGTGGTGATCTGTCTTGCAAATCAATTGAATATTGACCTGGATCAAGCATTTAAGAAAAATATGCTTAAAAAAACAACTCGAGACAACAAGCGGCATTCTGAAAATCCTAAACTTAAAAATTGA
- a CDS encoding ABC transporter permease, producing MKKASFYCAIVFLSGCCVFAFLAYLIVPDQSRFANNQIPEFSLMNPGQTYCLNKQLITESDQGLVDRFFNGSRSVYKNQVVEFKQNEQTICSCFWFGTDKFGRDVLSRIVVGLRYTLIIGFASVVLSLIIGLVLGGLAGFFGGKTDAFISILINVFWSLPTILLAFAIILSFGRSFSSIFIAIALTMWGDVARLVRAQVLYYKEMLFVQASKAMGFSELRILFKHIIPNLMGPVWVSAAGNFALAVLLESGLSFLGFGLQPPIPSLGNILQEQYSYAISGKPLLALIPSIVVVLLILSFQVITAHLRDLTDVRMQEIR from the coding sequence TTGAAAAAAGCGAGTTTTTATTGCGCCATTGTGTTCTTGTCGGGATGTTGTGTTTTCGCATTCTTAGCTTACCTGATCGTTCCAGACCAAAGCAGGTTTGCCAATAATCAAATTCCAGAATTTTCTTTGATGAATCCAGGCCAAACATATTGTTTGAATAAGCAATTGATAACCGAATCAGACCAAGGATTGGTAGATAGATTCTTCAATGGAAGCAGGTCAGTTTATAAAAACCAGGTCGTTGAATTCAAACAAAACGAACAAACTATTTGCTCCTGTTTTTGGTTTGGTACTGACAAGTTTGGCAGAGATGTCTTAAGCCGAATAGTAGTCGGACTGCGCTATACCTTGATTATAGGATTCGCTTCGGTAGTTTTGTCATTAATCATTGGTTTGGTTTTGGGTGGATTGGCAGGATTTTTTGGTGGAAAGACGGATGCATTCATTTCAATTTTAATAAATGTATTTTGGTCATTACCCACTATTTTATTGGCATTTGCTATCATTTTAAGCTTTGGAAGATCTTTTAGTTCAATTTTTATTGCAATAGCACTTACCATGTGGGGAGATGTAGCCAGACTGGTTCGGGCTCAGGTACTGTATTATAAGGAGATGTTATTTGTTCAAGCCTCAAAGGCCATGGGATTTTCTGAACTTCGGATCTTATTTAAGCATATAATACCCAATTTAATGGGACCGGTATGGGTAAGCGCTGCCGGAAACTTTGCTTTGGCCGTTTTATTAGAATCGGGACTGTCCTTTTTAGGATTTGGACTTCAGCCACCCATTCCCAGCCTTGGAAATATACTTCAGGAACAATATTCGTATGCTATCTCAGGGAAACCCTTATTGGCATTGATTCCTTCGATTGTTGTAGTTTTGCTGATTCTGTCTTTTCAGGTGATAACCGCTCATCTGCGGGATTTAACCGATGTCAGAATGCAAGAAATAAGATGA
- a CDS encoding SpoIIE family protein phosphatase, with amino-acid sequence MSREEAILTKMENELSLKQLQITSLLNITQAINENLPQEELFNMYKSFLTWELSIERLALFIREDDNWQLVVTHDLDPELDLAGLPQLFIKYNRLHTIKKTDNAKLQGFEFIIPVYHKTEPIAYSLISGVKRGDQIFNNIQFITSITNIVAVAIENKRLVRKQIVQEKEWELAKEVTQMLIPEQMPCGANFSLANVYRPHYKVGGDYIDYLWFSEHKICFCIADVSGKGIAAAMIMANFQALLQNLGQQYKDLETLVMVLNQAVMRITKGEKYLTFFIAVADLKNKKLYYVNAGHIPPVLFQDEKFIDLKATTTIIGHFDQLPEIHEGIIDLKENTILVAFTDGLIDLKNSLGINFTEDMLRSYILEHRNAPAKEMCNSIMDYITDFKGKEEIPDDIALVTFKFSET; translated from the coding sequence ATGAGCCGGGAAGAAGCAATTTTAACTAAAATGGAAAATGAGCTGAGTTTAAAACAGCTTCAGATTACCTCATTATTAAATATTACCCAGGCGATTAACGAAAACCTTCCCCAGGAGGAACTTTTCAATATGTATAAAAGTTTTTTAACCTGGGAACTCAGCATTGAGCGTTTGGCACTTTTTATCAGAGAAGATGATAACTGGCAACTCGTAGTTACACATGATTTAGATCCGGAATTAGACTTAGCCGGTTTACCCCAATTGTTTATTAAATACAATCGATTACACACAATTAAAAAAACGGATAATGCCAAACTACAGGGATTTGAATTTATTATTCCAGTCTATCATAAAACGGAACCCATTGCGTATTCGTTAATAAGTGGTGTAAAAAGAGGAGATCAGATTTTTAATAATATTCAATTTATTACATCCATCACAAATATTGTTGCAGTAGCAATTGAAAACAAACGATTGGTAAGAAAACAGATCGTACAAGAAAAAGAATGGGAGCTGGCAAAAGAGGTAACCCAAATGCTGATTCCGGAACAAATGCCATGTGGAGCCAACTTTTCTTTGGCCAATGTTTACAGACCTCATTACAAAGTTGGAGGGGACTATATTGATTACTTATGGTTTTCCGAACATAAAATTTGTTTTTGCATTGCAGATGTATCTGGAAAAGGAATTGCGGCGGCCATGATCATGGCAAATTTTCAAGCCTTGTTGCAAAATCTGGGTCAACAATACAAAGATCTTGAAACCCTGGTTATGGTTTTAAACCAAGCGGTTATGAGAATTACAAAAGGAGAAAAATATCTAACTTTTTTTATTGCGGTGGCAGATTTAAAAAATAAGAAATTGTATTATGTCAACGCTGGCCACATACCACCCGTTTTATTTCAAGATGAAAAATTTATTGACCTAAAGGCAACGACAACCATCATCGGTCATTTTGATCAATTACCAGAAATACATGAAGGAATTATAGATTTAAAAGAAAATACGATATTGGTCGCATTTACCGATGGATTAATCGATTTAAAGAACAGCTTAGGGATAAATTTTACTGAAGACATGTTGCGCAGTTATATCTTAGAACATCGAAATGCACCCGCCAAAGAAATGTGTAATTCCATTATGGACTATATAACAGATTTTAAAGGAAAAGAAGAAATTCCTGATGATATTGCTCTGGTTACGTTTAAATTTTCAGAAACATGA
- a CDS encoding NINE protein, translated as MKKKFVAILLAVVAGGFGAHKFYLRQPELGISYIALFIWLGRFAGMPLTAFLGWYDAYKLLTMDNAEFDRRYNSYFFRDRFGRRLEKSKERTINRGGRYIMIDDESPKSTRNYPTVMNFKKRKEAENLKQSGIKKFKDFDTKGAIADFNLALETSPDDFAIHFNIACAYSLEEKAKEAFTHLDLAVANGFKAYEKILNHEALAYIRVLSVFEGFKKNQFRLNEQLKMQLQNSLQEEQVKQEEQFVLANKVPIELIKDK; from the coding sequence ATGAAGAAAAAATTTGTAGCTATACTTTTGGCAGTTGTAGCTGGCGGATTTGGAGCCCATAAATTTTATCTACGGCAGCCGGAATTGGGTATATCTTATATAGCACTTTTTATATGGTTGGGTCGTTTTGCAGGAATGCCATTGACCGCGTTTTTAGGTTGGTACGATGCGTATAAACTTTTGACCATGGACAATGCTGAATTTGATAGACGGTACAACAGTTATTTTTTCAGAGATCGATTTGGCAGAAGACTTGAAAAATCCAAAGAGCGGACCATTAATCGCGGGGGTCGCTACATTATGATTGATGATGAATCACCAAAAAGTACCAGGAATTATCCAACCGTAATGAATTTTAAAAAACGAAAAGAAGCGGAAAACCTCAAACAGTCCGGAATAAAAAAATTTAAAGATTTTGACACAAAAGGTGCTATTGCGGATTTTAATTTGGCATTGGAAACAAGCCCCGATGATTTTGCCATTCACTTTAATATTGCATGTGCATATTCTTTAGAAGAAAAAGCAAAGGAGGCTTTTACACATCTGGATTTGGCAGTGGCAAATGGATTTAAGGCTTATGAAAAAATATTAAACCACGAAGCCCTGGCGTATATTCGTGTTTTGTCAGTATTTGAAGGTTTTAAAAAGAATCAATTCCGTTTAAATGAGCAATTGAAAATGCAACTTCAAAATAGTTTGCAAGAAGAACAGGTAAAACAAGAAGAGCAATTTGTATTAGCAAATAAAGTACCGATCGAATTAATAAAAGATAAATGA
- a CDS encoding CBS domain-containing protein: MIALNFLDKNLTAFSFKDVAGTAKKYLQQTGFTEAIVLEGQHFEGMISKEDLFENDEKTLLKEIPCQIHDSVGPQSHFFEIWTRIVENHLSCIAVVNDHDEFIGIISKQSLIQFYGQCFAMTEPGCIIVLSQRRMDYSLSKIARIIEEQDCNVLGTFVSDASDAGSLFITLKLNCQDAQGIVSSFQRYGIEVVELFSEERFNDPMQERFNMLMSYLNL, translated from the coding sequence ATGATAGCACTCAATTTTTTAGATAAGAATTTAACTGCGTTTTCGTTTAAAGACGTTGCTGGAACCGCAAAAAAGTATCTTCAACAAACAGGATTTACAGAAGCAATCGTTTTAGAGGGCCAACATTTTGAAGGAATGATTTCGAAAGAGGATTTGTTTGAAAACGACGAAAAAACTCTTTTAAAAGAAATCCCATGCCAAATTCACGATTCCGTTGGACCACAGAGTCATTTTTTTGAGATTTGGACCCGGATCGTTGAAAACCACTTAAGTTGCATAGCGGTTGTTAATGATCATGATGAGTTTATTGGGATTATTTCCAAGCAAAGTCTCATTCAATTTTATGGCCAGTGTTTTGCAATGACTGAACCAGGCTGCATTATTGTTTTAAGCCAGCGGAGAATGGATTATTCCTTAAGTAAAATTGCACGAATAATAGAAGAACAAGATTGTAATGTATTAGGTACGTTTGTGAGCGATGCATCTGATGCTGGAAGTTTATTTATAACTCTAAAATTAAATTGTCAGGATGCTCAAGGCATCGTTAGCTCGTTTCAGCGATATGGCATTGAAGTAGTTGAACTATTTTCGGAAGAGCGATTTAATGATCCTATGCAGGAGCGATTTAATATGTTGATGAGTTATTTAAATCTGTAA
- a CDS encoding NAD kinase gives MKVLLFGQKIKEDDISNIQSLLHHLAGARAEIYIKDSFLEQCEEMGIKPTGLSTWNDYQDVLRLKPDCMITLGGDGTILNALTFIRESRIPILGINLGRLGFLASIEKRLIADAVHNLMNGMYELDERTLIQLECNVPLFGETPFALNDFSILKRDNSSMITIHTYVNGDFLNSYWADGLIIATPTGSTGYSLSCGGPILFPQAQNLIITPVAPHNLNVRPVVLPDDAILSFEVEGRTDNFLCTLDSRYEVITADYQLGIRKCDFSIRLIQLQPSSFLKTMHDKLNWGLDQRN, from the coding sequence ATGAAAGTACTATTGTTTGGACAGAAAATTAAAGAAGACGATATATCAAATATCCAGTCTTTACTTCACCATTTGGCAGGAGCCAGAGCGGAAATTTACATAAAGGATAGTTTTCTTGAGCAATGCGAAGAAATGGGTATAAAACCGACTGGCCTTTCTACTTGGAATGATTACCAGGATGTGCTGCGGTTGAAGCCTGATTGCATGATTACCTTGGGTGGAGATGGTACCATCTTGAATGCCCTGACATTTATTAGAGAAAGCCGAATACCTATTTTAGGAATAAATTTGGGGAGATTGGGCTTTTTGGCTAGTATTGAAAAACGATTGATCGCAGATGCCGTACATAATTTGATGAACGGAATGTATGAATTGGATGAAAGAACCCTGATTCAATTGGAATGCAACGTGCCACTTTTCGGAGAAACTCCATTTGCGCTGAATGATTTTTCTATTTTAAAGAGGGACAACTCTTCCATGATTACGATTCATACCTATGTCAATGGCGATTTTTTAAATTCCTATTGGGCTGATGGATTGATCATTGCAACACCCACAGGATCTACCGGGTATTCATTATCCTGTGGAGGTCCGATCTTGTTTCCACAAGCCCAAAATCTTATAATTACACCAGTTGCACCCCATAATTTGAATGTACGGCCGGTGGTGTTGCCGGATGATGCGATTCTTAGTTTTGAAGTGGAAGGACGAACGGATAATTTTCTATGCACGCTTGACTCAAGATATGAAGTTATAACTGCGGACTATCAGCTAGGAATTAGAAAGTGTGACTTTTCCATACGCTTAATTCAACTGCAACCATCAAGTTTTTTGAAAACAATGCACGATAAATTAAACTGGGGTTTAGATCAACGCAATTAA